CGGCACCTCGGGCGATCTCCTCGGCTGGATACACCGCACCGCCGTACGCGACATGCAGCCCTGTTCGCTCCCCGGCCGCACCGCTGGCCCGAGGGGTGACACTCATGCTCTCACCTCCTGCCCGCGACGCCTGTCCACGCGGCGACGCTAAGTGTGGGCGGCGTAGCCCAGGTGAACAGCAGGGGACGGGTGGATGGACAGGGCAGATGTGTGATGCTTGCGACGATGAGCAAGCAGACCGAGTCCCGGAAGCAGCGTGCGGCCCGCCGGGCCGGGGAGTTCCCGCCCGCGCCCGAGCCGCTGCCCCGTCCGGTGCTGGACAGCCACACCCACCTCGACATCACGGTCGACGAGGCCGGTGTGCCCCCGCGAGACGCGACGAGCCAGTCGTGGGGGATCGACCCGTCGGCCGGCCAGGTCGACGACCCGGTCGGAACGGCCATCGAGGTGGCCGCCGCCGTCGGTGTCGACAGGCTGGTGCAGGTGGGGGTCGACGTCGAGTCGTCCCGGTGGGGCGTGGAGGTGGCCCGCACGTACCCGGCGATCGTCGCCACTGTCGCGCTGCACCCCAACGAGGCCCCCCGCCTGACCGATCTGGACGAGGCGCTGCGGGCCATCGAGGCGCTAACCGCCCAGGACCGGGTGCGGGGCGTCGGGGAGACCGGAATGGACTTCTACCGCACCGGCGAGGAGGGGCGCGCCGCGCAGGAGGAGAGCTTCCGCGCCCACATCTCCATCGCCAAGCGGTACGGCAAGACCCTGGTCATCCACGACCGGGAGGCGCACGCCGACGTGCTGCGGATCCTCGACGACGAGGGCGCTCCGGACACCGTGGTGATGCACTGCTTCTCCGGTGACGCCGACTTCGCCCGCGACTGCGTCCGCCGCGGCTACCTGCTCAGCTTCGCCGGCACGGTTACCTTCGGCAGTGCCGGTCCGCTCCGCGGGGCCGCCGCGTTGACCCCGTTGGGTCAGATTCTGGTGGAGACCGACGCGCCGTACCTCACCCCGATGCCGCACCGCGGCCGGCCGAACGCGTCGTACCTGATTCCGCTCACCGTCCGCTCCCTCGCCGCCACGACCGGCGCCGACCTCGACGACCTCTGCGCCGCGATCTCCGCAACCGGAGAGCGCGCGTTCGGCCCGTGGTGAAGCGGGCGAGCGACCGCAGACGCTCCGGCGCAACAGGTGGCCGCGACAGGTTCGCCAGGACCCTCGGCCCAAGCGGGGAAACGGGTCCCTTCCGATCACCGTGCCCGCGCCGCATACGCTACGGGGCGTGACCGGTCTCCTCGGCCCGGCGGAGATCCGGGACCTTGCCGCCCGCCTCGGCGTCGCACCCACCAAGAAACTCGGCCAGAACTTCGTGCACGACCCCAACACGGTCCGGCGGATCGTCACCACCGCCGGGCTCGCCCCGCACGACGTGGCGCTGGAGGTCGGCCCGGGCCTCGGCTCGCTCACCCTCGCCCTGCTGCCGGTCGCCGCGCACGTGCACGCCATCGAGATCGATCCCACGCTCGCCGCGGCGCTGCCGGGGACCGCCGTCCGGCATGCCGGCGCCGACGCCACCCGGCTCACCGTCCACCGGGCCGACGCGCTGCGGGTCACCGCCGAGCAACTCGCCGGCCCGGCACCGACCGCGCTGGTGGCCAACCTGCCGTACAACGTCGCCGTGCCGGTGGTGCTGCACCTGCTCGCCGAGTTGCCGACCCTCCGGTGCGGCCTAGTGATGGTGCAGAAGGAGGTGGCCGACCGGCTCGTCGCCGGTCCCGGCTCCAAGGTGTACGGCGTGCCGTCGGTCAAGCTCGCCTGGTACGCCCACGCCCGTGCGGCGGGGCGGGTCCCGCCCAACGTGTTCTGGCCGGTGCCGAACGTCGACTCCGGACTGGTCGCGTTCACCCGTCGCGATCAGCCCCGTGCCGACGTACCCCGGGAGCGGGTCTTCGCCGTGGTGGACGCGGCGTTCGCGCAGCGTCGCAAGACCCTCCGCGCGGCCCTCGCGGGCTGGGCCGGTGGCGCCGACCGCGCGACCGAGGCTCTCACCGCCGCCGGGGTGGATCCCGGCGTACGCGGGGAGTCACTGACCGTCGCGCAGTTCGCCGCCATCGCCGCGTCGGCCCCCGCCGCCGGCGGCGCCGCGCAGTAGGCTGGCGCCGTGCCCGCCAGGGCCGTCCCCATGTGTACGTGTACGGCGCCGCCGCCAGCCGGTCGCCGACTCCACCGAGGAGCTGATCGTGAGCAAGCCGTTCGACATCCGGTCGGTCGTCCGGGACGTCGCCCGGTGACCGAGGCCTGGCGACCGGACGACGACGAGCCGCGGGGTGCCAGCGGTCCGGTGCGCGTGAAGGTACCTGCCAAGGTCAATTTGCATCTTGGGGTGGGTCCGCTGCGCCGCGACGGTTACCACGAGCTGAACACGGTCTACCACGCGATCTCCATCCACGACGAGTTGACCGCCCGCCGCGGCGACACCCTCATTTTGACCATGGAGGGCGAGGGCGCCGGCGAGCTGGCGCTGGACGACTCCAACCTGGTCGTCCGGGCCGCGCACGCCCTCGCCGGCTACGCGGGGGTCCTCCCGCACGCCCGGCTGCACCTGCGCAAGCACATCCCACTCGCCGGCGGCCTTGCCGGGGGGAGCGCCGACGCCGCCGCGGCGCTGGTCGCGTGCGACGCGTTGTGGGGCACCGGGCTGTCCCGCGACGAGCTGGCGGGCATCGCCGCCGACCTCGGCTCCGACGTGCCGTTCTTGATCCACGGCGGCACCGCGCTCGGTACCGGGCGGGGTGAGGCGGTCAGCCCGGTGCTGGCCCGCCCCACCTCCTGGTACTGGGTGGTAGCGATCGCCGACGGCGGCCTGTCCACTCCGGCCGCGTACCGGGAACTCGACCGGCTTCGCGACGCCGGGGCCGCCGGCACGCCCCTCGGCAGCACCGACATGCTGTTCGCCGCACTCCGCCAGCGTGATCCCCGGGTGCTCGCCGCGGCCCTCGGCAACGACCTCCAGGACGCGGCTCTGTCCCTGCGTCCGCCCCTGGCCAACACGCTCAAAATGGGAGAGGCGGCCGGTGCGCTCGCCGGTATCGTCTCCGGGTCCGGGCCCACCTGTGTCTTCCTGGCGTCGGACGCGGCCGACGCGGAGCGGATCGCCGTTGAACTGCGCGCCGCCGGGGTTTGCCGGGAAGCCCGCGTCGCGCACGGCCCGGTCGCCGGCGCGCGGGTTGTCTGAGCGCTGCCCCGATCCGGCCACCGTCGGCCGGCCTTGGTCGAAAGGACGCCGCCGGCACCGCGACGTCGCGGCTCGCGACATCGCGGTCAGCCGGAAGGACCGTCCCGTCGGGACGGAGTTGATCGAGGTGGGCGGCGCGCCGTGCCGGGCGAGGGGTGGTCCGCGTACCCTTGGGCCGGGCGTCCCCAGGTGCCGGAGCCGGCACGGGACGCCCTGATCATGGGAGGTGCAGTGGCCAACATCGTCAACCTGGACCGGGTGTCCAAGGGCTACGGCGCGGCCGGGCCGCTGCTCACCGACGTCTCGCTCGGCCTCGACGACGGCGACCGGGTGGGGGTCGTCGGCCTCAACGGCGCCGGCAAGTCGACCCTGCTGCGCCTGCTCACCCGGCAGGAGGAGCCGGACGACGGCCGGGTTACGCACCGTCGTGACCTGCGTGTCGCCTGGCTCCCGCAAGCTCTCCAACTCGCTCCGGACGCCACCGTCCGGGACGTCGTCCTCGGCACCGCGTGGCTCGGCGAGAGCATGGGCGCCGAGCACGAGTGGGCCGGGGACGCTGGTGTCCGGGCCGTCCTCGACGGCCTCGGCATGCCCCACCTCGGCCTCGACGCGCCGGTCGGCCCGATGTCAGGCGGGGAACGCCGCCGGGTGGCCCTCGCCGCGCTGCTGGTCCGCGACTCCGATCTGCTTGTCCTCGACGAGCCAACCAACCACCTCGACGTCGGCGGCGTCGACTGGCTGGCCCGACACCTGCTCGGCCGTAAGGGCGCGCTCGTCGTGGTCACCCACGACCGGTGGTTCCTCGATGCGGTCTGCACCACCACCTGGGAGGTCGCCGACCAGGCCGTCCGGGCGTACGAGGGCGGCTTCGCCGCCTGGACGCTCGCCCGCGCCGAGCGCGAGCGGATCGCCGCCGCCACCGAAGCCCGCCGGCAGAACCTGCTCCGCAAGGAGATCGCCTGGCTGCGTCGTGGTGCCCCGGCCCGCACCTCCAAGCCGAAGTTCCGCATCGAGGCGGCCAACGCGCTCATCGCCGACGTGCCGCCTCCACGCGACACCATGTCGCTGCAACGGCTCGCCACCGTCCGGCTCGGTAAGCAGGTGTATGACCTGGAACACGTGCGCCTGCACGCCGGCCCCAAGGAGATCCTGCGCGATCTCACCTGGCAGGTCGGTCCCGGTGACCGGATCGCGGTCCTCGGCCGCAACGGCGCCGGCAAGACCACCCTGCTGCGGATGCTCGCCGGCATCACCCGCCCGGACGGTGGCCGCTTCGCAGTCGGCGCCACGGTGCGACCAGCGTTCCTCTCCCAGGAACTCGCCGAGCTCCCCGGCCACCTGCGCGTCTTGGAGGCCGTCGAGGAGGTCGCCCGGCGGGTCCGCCTCGGTGACCGGGAGATCTCCGCCGCTCAGCTCGCCGAGGTATTCGGCTTCGACGACCGCCGGCTGTGGACACCCGTCGCCGACCTCTCCGGCGGGGAGCGGCGCCGGCTCCAGATGCTCCGGCTGCTGGCCGGCGAGCCGAACGTGCTGCTGCTCGACGAGCCCACCAACGACCTTGACACCGACACCCTCGCCGCGCTGGAGGACCTGCTCGACTCGTGGCCCGGCACGATCGTCGTGGCCAGCCACGACCGGTACCTCATCGAGCGGGTGACCGACTCCGTTTACGGGATGTTCGGCGACGGCCGGCTGGTGCACCTGCCCGGCGGCGTCGACGAGTACCTCGTCCGGGCCGCTGAGGGGGGCCCGGACGCCGCCCTGAGCCCGCCGGCGGAATCCGCCACGCCGGCGCCGGCCGGCATGTCCGCGGCCGAGGTACGCCAGGCCCGCAAGGAGCTGGCAAAACTGGAACGGCAGGTCGGCAAGCTCGAACAGAAGGAGGCCGACCTGCTCGACCGGCTGGCCGCCCACGCCACCGACTACGCGACGGTCGCCGACCTCGATGCCCAGCTCAAGGACGTACGGGCCGAACGGGAGCAGGTCGAGGAGGCCTGGCTGGCCCTCGCCGACCAACTCCCCGCCGGCTGACGGTCCCGTGGCGACGTGCGGGGCCGTGTGCGGCGTCACACCGGGACATGCGGGAGAATCACCGGCGACCCGCACTCGAACGTCGTTGGAGACTCAGAGATGGCCCACACCCCCGTCAACCACCCCGCGCGGCCGATCTACCGGGCGATCGGCGGGCTGACCGGTCTGTACCTGGTCGCCTTCGGCGCGCTCGGTCTCATCGCCAGCGCCGGCAACGAACTCCTCGCCCAGGACGGCACCACGGTCCTCGGCCAGGGGACGAACCTCGGTTTCTCGCTGCTCAGCGCCCTGCTCGGGGCCGCCGTGCTGGCCGGCACCGCGATCGGCCGCAACGTCGACGTGACGATCAACCAGTGGCTGGCGTACGCCCTGCTGGCCCTCAGCCTGGCCGGTCTCGCCTTCATCCGGACCGAGGCGAACATCTTCAACTTCAGCGTCGTCACCGTCGTCGTGCTGATGGTGGTCGGTCTGGTCCTTCTCATGGTCGCCATGTACGGCAAGGTCGGCACCGACGAGGAGCAGGATGCCTGGCAGAAGGCTCGATTGGTGCTCTGACACGGCGGCGTCCGGCACGGCCACGGTGCCAGGTCCTGTCGGCGCGGTGCCGGCCCGCCACGGACGAGCCTCGCCGTTGCTGCTGGCCTCGCGTGCTGAGCTGTGGTTCGGGTGCCGAGCACGGGCCGGATTGGGGTACGCGCGGCCGCTCTTCGGGTGACAATTCAGATTGATGTCGTTACCCGGACGGAGGGGACATGGCGCACTTTCCAGTGAATCATCCGGCACGATCGATCTATCGGGTCCTCGCCGGGCTGATCGGCCTCTACATCCTGGTCTTCGGTGTCTGGGGTGTCGCCCAGACGTTCGGTGACCCGCTCTTCGGCCGCGACGGCAACTGGATACTCGGTCTGCGCACCAACCTCGCGTTCTCGTTGGCCTCGGTTCTCTTCGGGATCGTGCTCCTGGTCGGTGCGTCCCGACGGGGCAACCTCGGCCACTACATGAATCTGACCGCCGGCATCGTCTTCCTGGTCACCAGCATCCTGATGATGTCGGTGCTGCAAACCCCGGCCAACTTCCTCAACTTCTCGATGTCGACCGTCGTCGTGTCGATGGTCTTCGGGCTGATCCTGCTCGGGACGGGCCTCTATGACAAGGTCGGCCCACAGGAGCACGCCGAGGCGGAGCGACGTAACCGGGTCGGCGCCGAGCGGCCCTGATCACCCTTTCCGGACGGTGATCAGGCCCGGCTTCGCCTCGAGGTGCGACAGGCCGTTCCAGGCCAGGTTCACCAGGTGCGCCGCCACCGTCTCCTTGCGGGGCTTGCGCACCTCCAACCACCAACGGCCGGTCAGGGCGACCATCCCCACCAGGGCCTGTGCGTAGAGCTCGGCGAGCTTCGGATCGTATCCCCGGCTGGAGAACTCGGCGCCCAGAATGTGCTCCACCTGGTGTGCGACGTCGTTCATCACGCTGCTGAAGTTGCCCGTCGCCGACATCAACGGCGACTCCCGGACCAGCACCCGGAACCCGCTGGTCTCCTCCTCGATGTACGTGAGCAGGGTCAGCGCCGCCTGCTCCAGCAACTCGCGGGGGTGACCGGCGGTCAGCGCGGTGGTGATCCGGTCCAGTAGGCTGCGGACCTCCCGGTCCACCACCACGGCGTACAGCCCCTCCTTACCGCCGAAGTGCTCGTACACCACCGGCTTGGAGACCCTGGCCCGGGATGCCACCTCCTCGATCGACGTGGCGTCGAACCCGCGCTCGGCGAAGATCTGCCGGGCGATCGAGATCAACTGCTCACGCCGCTGGGCGGCCGACATGCGTACGCGGGAGGTCTTGGCGGCCGTCGCCGGGACCGCCCGGCGGCGCCGGGCACCGCCTGCACCGACCGGCGTGTCCGTCATGTCGTCACCTCGCCGGCGCTCGGTGACGCCCTGTTGTGGGATGGAGCCGGTCACCCGGCCATACTGCCAGGTGAGGTCGGGCGGTACCGTCCGGTTACCGCTCGGCGCCCGGTTTCACCAGCTTGGCCGCGATCCGTTCCGACGTCGGCCACCGGACGTCCCGCGCGACCCCCAGCGTCTCGAACAGCCAGATCACCCCGGGCGGAGATGTCCACCTGTCCCGGCAGGACACCGTGCCGGGCGCTGGTCGGATCGGCGTGGTGCAGGTTGCGCCAACTCTCGCCGAACGACAGGATCGCGGCGGTCAGAGGTTCGGCAAGATCGAAGGGATCATGAAGGAATGGCGGATGGCGGCGGGGCTGTGAGGCGCTAAGGTGTAGCGGCGGAGCAAGCACGCTTGTATCGCGATCGGCCGTGGTGTAATTGGCAACACCCAAGATTTTGGCTCTTGAGTTTCAGGTTCGAATCCTGGCGGCCGAGCTCCCCCGGAGTCGACGAGGCCCCGGCGTCGACGCGTCGATGGGGTATCCGACAATCTTCCCATGCTCTCTGGTTAGCATTGCCGCGAGACTGTCGCCGTCCCGACGGGAGCCACGTCGTGTCCCAGCAGCCCCAGCTCCGCACCGTCGTCGTGCTCGCCGCCGGTGAGGGCAAGCGGATGAAGTCCGCGCTGCCGAAGGTGCTGCACCCGCTGCTCGGCCGTACGCTTGTCGGTCACGTGCTGAGCGCGGCCGAGCCGCTTGCCGCGGACCGCACCGTGGTGGTGGTGGGTCATGGCGCCGACCAGGTGCGCGCCCACCTCGCCGAGATTGCTCCGCAGGCCACGCCGGTGCTCCAGGCGGAGCAGCTCGGCACCGGGCACGCGGTCCGCATCGCGCTGGACGCGGTCCCGGAGATCAGCGGTACCGTCGTTGTGATCAACGGTGACGTCCCGCTGCTGCGGCCGGAGACGGTCGGCGCGTTTGTCGAGGCGCACGAACGGGGGGCCGCCGCGGCTACCGTGCTCGCCGCGGAGGTGCCTGACCCCACTGGACTCGGCCGAGTCCTGCGCGACGTCGACGGTCGCCTCCAGCAGATCGTGGAGCAGCGCGACGCCACCCCCGCCCAGCGGGAGATCCGAGAGATCAACGCGGGAATCTACGCGTTCGACGCGGTGCGGCTGCGAGCTGCGCTCGGCAAGCTGTCCACCGACAACGACCAGGGCGAGGAGTACCTGACCGACGTCTTCGGCCTGCTGGGCTCGGCCGGCGAGCCGGTGGCCGTGCACGTGGCAGCGGACCATGTCGAGACGCTGGGTTGTAACGACCGGGTCGAGCTGGCCGCGCTGCGGCGGCTGCTGCGCGACCGGGTCAACGAGGCCTGGATGCGGACCGGGGTCAGCCTGCTCGACCCGGATACCACCTGGATCGACGTGACGGTGGCGTTGGACCGGGACGTCGTCGTCGACCAGAACACGCAGCTGCGGGGCTCGACGGTGGTCGGCGCCGGTGCGCTGGTGGGGCCGGACGTCACGCTGGTGGACACGGTGGTCGGGCCGGACGCCTCGGTGGTGCGCAGCCACGCGGTGGGGGCGGAGGTCGGCACGGGGGCCAGCGTCGGCCCGTACGCGTACCTGCGGCCCGCGGCGCGGTTGGCGGAGAAGGCGAAGGTCGGCACGTTCGTCGAGGTGAAGAACTCGGAAATCGGCACCGGGTCGAAGGTGCCGCATCTGACGTACGTCGGGGACGCGACGATCGGCGAGCAGAGCAACATCGGCGCCGCGACCGTGTTCGTGAACTACGACGGGGTGAACAAGCACCGCACGGTGATCGGTAGCCACGCCCGCACCGGGGCGGACAACATGTTCGTCGCGCCGGTGGCGGTGGGCGACGGCGCGTACACGGCGGCGGGTTCGGTGATCGACCACGACGTGCCGGCCGGGGCGCTCGGGGTGGGCCGCGCGCGGCAGCGCAACATCGAAGGCTGGGTGGTCAAGCGGCGGTCCGGTACGGCTGCGGCGGAGGCGGCGGAGCGGGCCCGGCGGGCAGCAGAGGGTGTGGCTGCGTCGGGTTCGGTGGAAAGCGAAGGTGACGCACTCCATGGGGATGCCAAGCCCGTGAGCCACGCCGTGGGCACGGGAGATACTGCAACTGAATAGCCCCCGGCCCACCACCACCGCGCCGGGTACCACCGACCAACGGGAGCAGACGGGCCATGGGCAGCATCGTCGCCGAAAACCGCAAGAGCCTGATGCTCTTCTCCGGACGGGGTTTTCCGGAGTTGGCCAAGGAGATCGGCGAGGTGCTCGGCGTCGCGCCGACGCCGACCGACGCCTACGAGTTCGCCAACGGCGAGATCTTCGTCCGGTTCAAGGACTCGGTACGTGGTTCGGACGCCTTCGTGGTGCAATCGATCACACACGGCGTCAACACCTGGGTCATGGAGACCCTGATCATGATCGACGCACTGAAGCGCGGTTCGGCCAAGCGGATCACGGTCGTCCTGCCGTTCTATCCGTACTCCCGACAGGACAAGAAGCATCGCGGACGGGAGCCGATCTCTGCTCGGCTGGTCGCCGACCTACTCAAGACCGCTGGCGCGAACCGGATCCTTACCGTCGACCTGCACACCGCGCAGATCCAGGGCTTCTTCGATGGCCCGGTGGATCACCTCTTCGCGATGGACGTGCTGGCCGAGTACGTGGAGCGCCAGTACGCGGGCCGCCCGATGACGGTGGTCGCGCCGGACTCGGGCCGGGTGCGGGTGGCCGAGCGATGGACCGACCGGCTGGGCGGTTGCCCGCTGGCGTTCATCCACAAGACCCGGGATCCGTTGAAGCCGAACCAGGTGGTGGCGAACCGCGTGGTCGGCGAGGTCGAGGGCCGGGTTTGCCTGATCGTCGATGACATGATCGACACTGGCGGCACGATTGCCCGGGCCTCCGACATCCTCCAGGAGTCGGGTGCAGCGGAGATCATCGTCGCCTCCACCCACGCGCTGCTGTCGGACCCGGCGACCGAGCGACTGAAGAACAGCCCGATCAGCGAGGTCGTGGTGACCAACACGTTGCCGCTGCCGCCGGAGAAGCAGCTCGACAAGATCACCGTCCTGTCGATCGCGCCGCTGTTGGCCCGGGCGATCCGAGAGGTGTTCGACGACGGCTCGGTGACGACGCTGTTCGGTGGCCTGAGCTGACCTGGTCGGGCGGTGGCCTGCTGACCTGGTCGGCGGTGGCCTTGGTTCGGCTGAGGTGTGCGGCCACCCCCGGCTGGACGGACCCCGGGCGCGGCGGGGCGCCCGGGGTGTCGGTTCGCCGTCCGGACGGTGGTGTGGGGACTGCCGAAAGCTCCGGAATCGGCTCGGGTAGACTGGTCCGGTTGCCACGGCGAGGGTGCCCGGCGGGCCGCTGACATAGCACCGCACGGAGGCGCCGTCATCGACGCGGTGCTCCGGGCAGTCGCTCATGACGCATGAGCCCCTGCGAGCCCCTCGCCCCAGCACCGCCAGACGACAAGCGCCGCAGCGAAACATCAGGAGTTTCCCCGTGTCCGAGGTAAAGATCAGCGCCGAGCCCCGTACCGAGTTCGGCAAGGGTGGTGCCCGTCGTACCCGTCGGGCCGGCAAGGTGCCAGCCGTGCTGTACGGCCACGGCGAGAAGCCCAAGCACATCGCACTGCCGGCCCGTGATTTCGCCGCGGCCATCCGGCACGGCGGTGCCAACCAACTCCTCGCGATCGAGATCAGCGACGGCACCCAGGTGCTGGCGCTGCCGAAGGCGATCCAACGCGACCCGATCAAGGACACCTTCGAGCACGTGGACCTGCTGCTCGTTCGCCGAGGCGAGAAGGTCACCGTCGAGGTCCCGGTCCAGCTCGCCGGCGAGGCCGCGAAGGACACGCTGATCGTGCATGACCACGCCACCCTGTCGGTGACCGCCGATGCCACCCGGGTGCCGGACCACCTCGAGGTCTCCATCGACGGGCTGGAGGCGGGCAACCAGGTCACTGCCGGTGACGTGAAGCTGCCGGCCGGCGTCGAGCTGGCCGTCGACCCGGAACTGCCGGTCGCCGCGGTGACCGCCGCCCCGACCGCCGAGCAGCTCGAGGCGACGCTGCCCGAGGTCGAGGAAGCCGCCGAGGAGGCTGAGGCCGAGGTCGGCGAGGAGACCGAGGGGTCCGAGGGTGCCGAGGCGCCGACCGCGGAGAACGTCGAGGCAAAGGCCGAGGCCTGATCGGTCCGCTGCGCAGCGACAGGCGTCCCCGGTTCCACGGGGGCGCCTGTCGGCGTATCAGGGCGGGTCGCTGGTCCGGCAGTCCGCCCCGGCGGCCGGTGACGGGCGGGTGGGGCCGCGGGGCGAGTACGGAGAGGGGCGTGCGGTGACGGACGAGGCGGAGTCGTGGCTGGTGGTTGGCCTGGGCAATCCGGGCCGCGAGTACGCCGGCAACCGGCACAACGTGGGCTTCATGGTGGCCGACCTGCTCGCCGAGCGGGTGGGGGCGACGTTCAGCCGACACAAGCGGGCGGTGGCGGCGGTCGCCGAGGCGCGGTTGGGCTTCGGCGGCCCCCGGCTGGTGCTGGTCAAGCCGTTGACGTATATGAACTTGTCTGGTGGTCCGGTGGCCAGCCTGGTGCGGTTCTACAAGGTGTCGCCGGCGCAGGTGGTCGCCGTGCATGACGAGTTGGACATCCAATACGGACAGATGCGGGTGAAGTGCGGCGGTGGCGAGGGCGGGCACAACGGCCTCCGGTCGATGACGAAGTCACTGGGCACGAAGGAGTACGTCCGGGTGCGGTTCGGGATCGGCCGGCCTCCGGGGCGGCAGGATCCGGCGGACTTCGTCCTGTCCGACTTCGCGGCGGTCGAGCGCAAGGAGCTGGATTTCCTGGTGGACCGGGCCGCGGATGTGGTGGAGTCGGTCATCAGTCGGGGTGTGGAACCGACGCAGAACCTCTACCACGGGGCCTGATCCGGCGGCTGCTGGCAAGGCCGGGGCTTTCCGGCGCTCCGCCGAGCGGGGCGTTCGCCGCTTCGGGTGACGGGGAGCGGTAGTCTGCGCCTTCTGGGGCGTGGCGTGGTCGGCGACGGCCCTCGGGACGTGGCGACACGGGATCGTGGTGCGGCGACGGGAGCAGGGTGATGGGCAGTCCTCCAATGATCGACGGTGGGTTCGCCCGCTGGCTTGCTGGCCGGGCGGGCCAGGCCCTGCTCGGCCTGCGGGACGAACTGGGCTTCGCTGACGCGGGCGCGCTGAAGTCGGCCGGGGACAAGGTCTCGCACGACCTGATCCGTACGGAGCTGGCGAAATGGCGACCCGGTGACGCGGTCTTGTCGGAGGAGGACGAGGGGTCCCGACTGGCGTGGGCGGCGGAGCCGACCGAGGGCTCCGGGTCCCGGCTGACCGCGGACCGTGTGTGGATCATCGACCCGCTGGACGGCACCCGCGAGTTCGCCGAGGAGGGGCGCTCGGACTGGGCGGTGCACGTGGCGCTCTGGACCCGTAACTCGCCCATTCCGCACGGGCTCGCGGCGGGAGCGGTCGGGCTGCCGGCGCAGCACCGGGTGCTGGGGACGGACTATCCGCCGGCGTACCCGCCGATGACGCTGGAGGCGGCGACCGCGGGTGGTGGGCGGACTATCCGGCTGGCGGCGAGCCGGAGCCGGCCGCCGGTGTTCCTCACCGATCTGGCCGAGGACGTCGGCGCCCACCTGGTGCCGATGGGTTCGGCGGGTGCGAAGATCGCGGCGGTGATCACCGGCGACGTCGATGCGTACATCCACGCCGGTGGCCAGTACGAGTGGGATTCGGCGGCGCCGGTGGCGGTGGCGACCGCCACCGGCCTGCACGCTTCCCGGATCGACGGCTCTGCGTTGGAATACAACGAGGCGAATCCGCGCCTACCGGACCTGTTGGTCTGTCGCAAGGATCTCGCCAGTCGGTTGCTTGCGGCGTTGCAGCGGCATTCCAGGTAGCCTGAGCGCTACTTCCTGGCAAATCCGACCGGAAAGGTCTGGAAATGATCGTGCGAATCGAGTCGGCGTCATGACCAGCAGGTCCGCGTACCAGGTGTCCCACCTCGATGCGTTGGAGGCCGAGAGTGTCTTCGTGATGCGCGAGGTGGTCGCCGAGATGGAGCGGCCGGTGCTGCTCTTCTCCGGTGGCAAGGACTCGATCGTGATGCTCCGGCTGGCGCAGAAGGCGTTCGCGCCGGCGAACATCCCGTTTCCGGTGATGCACGTCGACACCGGCCACAACTTCCCCGAGGTCCTGGAGTACCGGGACCGGCGGGTCGCCGAGTTGGGCCTGCACCTCGTGGTGGCGAGCGTGCCGGAGGCACTGGCCAGCGGGCTGGTGCGGGAGTCCGCTGACGGGATGCGTAACCGGATCCAGACCCCGGTGTTGCTGGACGCGGTGGAGAAGCACCGCTTCGACGCGCTCTTCGGCGGTGCCCGCCGGGACGAGGAGAAGGCCCGGGCCAAGGAGCGGGTGTTCAGCTTCCGGGACGAGTTCGGCCAGTGGGACCCGAGGAACCAGCGTCCGGAACTGTGGGCGTTGTACAACGGCCGACACCACCTGGGCGAGTCGATCCGGGTGTTCCCGCTGT
The sequence above is a segment of the Micromonospora sp. WMMA1363 genome. Coding sequences within it:
- a CDS encoding TatD family hydrolase; amino-acid sequence: MLATMSKQTESRKQRAARRAGEFPPAPEPLPRPVLDSHTHLDITVDEAGVPPRDATSQSWGIDPSAGQVDDPVGTAIEVAAAVGVDRLVQVGVDVESSRWGVEVARTYPAIVATVALHPNEAPRLTDLDEALRAIEALTAQDRVRGVGETGMDFYRTGEEGRAAQEESFRAHISIAKRYGKTLVIHDREAHADVLRILDDEGAPDTVVMHCFSGDADFARDCVRRGYLLSFAGTVTFGSAGPLRGAAALTPLGQILVETDAPYLTPMPHRGRPNASYLIPLTVRSLAATTGADLDDLCAAISATGERAFGPW
- the rsmA gene encoding 16S rRNA (adenine(1518)-N(6)/adenine(1519)-N(6))-dimethyltransferase RsmA, which encodes MTGLLGPAEIRDLAARLGVAPTKKLGQNFVHDPNTVRRIVTTAGLAPHDVALEVGPGLGSLTLALLPVAAHVHAIEIDPTLAAALPGTAVRHAGADATRLTVHRADALRVTAEQLAGPAPTALVANLPYNVAVPVVLHLLAELPTLRCGLVMVQKEVADRLVAGPGSKVYGVPSVKLAWYAHARAAGRVPPNVFWPVPNVDSGLVAFTRRDQPRADVPRERVFAVVDAAFAQRRKTLRAALAGWAGGADRATEALTAAGVDPGVRGESLTVAQFAAIAASAPAAGGAAQ
- a CDS encoding 4-(cytidine 5'-diphospho)-2-C-methyl-D-erythritol kinase, translated to MTEAWRPDDDEPRGASGPVRVKVPAKVNLHLGVGPLRRDGYHELNTVYHAISIHDELTARRGDTLILTMEGEGAGELALDDSNLVVRAAHALAGYAGVLPHARLHLRKHIPLAGGLAGGSADAAAALVACDALWGTGLSRDELAGIAADLGSDVPFLIHGGTALGTGRGEAVSPVLARPTSWYWVVAIADGGLSTPAAYRELDRLRDAGAAGTPLGSTDMLFAALRQRDPRVLAAALGNDLQDAALSLRPPLANTLKMGEAAGALAGIVSGSGPTCVFLASDAADAERIAVELRAAGVCREARVAHGPVAGARVV
- a CDS encoding ABC-F family ATP-binding cassette domain-containing protein, whose protein sequence is MANIVNLDRVSKGYGAAGPLLTDVSLGLDDGDRVGVVGLNGAGKSTLLRLLTRQEEPDDGRVTHRRDLRVAWLPQALQLAPDATVRDVVLGTAWLGESMGAEHEWAGDAGVRAVLDGLGMPHLGLDAPVGPMSGGERRRVALAALLVRDSDLLVLDEPTNHLDVGGVDWLARHLLGRKGALVVVTHDRWFLDAVCTTTWEVADQAVRAYEGGFAAWTLARAERERIAAATEARRQNLLRKEIAWLRRGAPARTSKPKFRIEAANALIADVPPPRDTMSLQRLATVRLGKQVYDLEHVRLHAGPKEILRDLTWQVGPGDRIAVLGRNGAGKTTLLRMLAGITRPDGGRFAVGATVRPAFLSQELAELPGHLRVLEAVEEVARRVRLGDREISAAQLAEVFGFDDRRLWTPVADLSGGERRRLQMLRLLAGEPNVLLLDEPTNDLDTDTLAALEDLLDSWPGTIVVASHDRYLIERVTDSVYGMFGDGRLVHLPGGVDEYLVRAAEGGPDAALSPPAESATPAPAGMSAAEVRQARKELAKLERQVGKLEQKEADLLDRLAAHATDYATVADLDAQLKDVRAEREQVEEAWLALADQLPAG
- a CDS encoding DUF4383 domain-containing protein; this translates as MAHTPVNHPARPIYRAIGGLTGLYLVAFGALGLIASAGNELLAQDGTTVLGQGTNLGFSLLSALLGAAVLAGTAIGRNVDVTINQWLAYALLALSLAGLAFIRTEANIFNFSVVTVVVLMVVGLVLLMVAMYGKVGTDEEQDAWQKARLVL
- a CDS encoding DUF4383 domain-containing protein, with amino-acid sequence MAHFPVNHPARSIYRVLAGLIGLYILVFGVWGVAQTFGDPLFGRDGNWILGLRTNLAFSLASVLFGIVLLVGASRRGNLGHYMNLTAGIVFLVTSILMMSVLQTPANFLNFSMSTVVVSMVFGLILLGTGLYDKVGPQEHAEAERRNRVGAERP